Proteins co-encoded in one Klebsiella michiganensis genomic window:
- a CDS encoding CirA, translating into MLCVYAKSHRRCLIIISGDTRMSIEFLNRKLKAGIFIPVMSFSVPAFADDEISMNSDDIMVVTASAIEQRIKDAPASISVITSQELQQNIGKSSTDLADILSRVTGVSKAIGVDVSSGIQIRGMPGAYTLLLVDGKRIGSSNGIKSTQQNYFDDINWLPVESIERIEVVRGPMSALYGSDAMGGVVNIITKKNAKTDWHGSLTAGTRQPKDSKRGDTNTWTGTVGGPLGYGFDLRMNGSWNKRNADISDTGALRWGSGLEGKKLYNYGAELGWDINDNHRLSVSTQQGIEEGIPGTNTNGDSIGLRGINKLERENYSVDYRGLFDFFSAKIAAYQNTYKNAASNVPVISGGVAVGTQDTKLWTRERIVEGDFNLPFEFVLPQSLTIGGQWKQEELNNPRSLGVTAISQDTYGINTGKATTKGLFVEDQINLLDDLTLTFGFRHDYTDYGNKTTPRAYLVWHTTDYLTFKGGYSEGFKTPGIRQASPGFIETSQGAACNGYAEYTGGGCYTMGNNSLKPETSDNWEIGALFDYEGWSAGLTFFDSRFKDKIATSPLGYTYGPGNGFWLERVNLDNAHTQGVEGSLAIPLISEPKGQWLQKLSLSNNFTRMIKAEDSRGVMLVTTPRLATWSSLDWQVTNDLSLAFTAQYYSKMLGLGSEADQASRGTTATARIRDAYTIYGLSGQYVATKNLKFNAGIDNLFDKNPTPSEPSGSTISGNNYYVPGQTFYASMTASF; encoded by the coding sequence ATGTTATGTGTGTATGCTAAAAGTCACAGGCGGTGTTTAATTATTATCTCTGGAGATACAAGGATGAGTATTGAGTTTTTAAATAGAAAATTAAAAGCAGGTATATTTATTCCTGTTATGAGTTTCAGTGTCCCTGCTTTCGCAGACGATGAGATCTCAATGAATAGCGATGATATAATGGTGGTCACTGCCTCTGCCATTGAGCAGAGAATCAAAGATGCCCCAGCCAGTATTTCTGTAATCACATCCCAAGAACTTCAGCAGAATATAGGTAAATCTTCCACTGACCTTGCAGATATTCTTAGCCGGGTTACGGGTGTATCAAAAGCAATTGGCGTCGACGTCAGCTCCGGTATTCAAATTCGAGGTATGCCTGGAGCCTATACGTTGTTGCTTGTAGATGGTAAGCGTATTGGCTCCAGCAACGGCATTAAATCCACACAGCAAAACTATTTCGACGATATCAACTGGTTACCGGTAGAATCTATCGAACGTATCGAAGTTGTCCGGGGCCCAATGTCTGCGCTGTATGGCTCAGATGCCATGGGTGGCGTGGTCAACATCATTACTAAGAAGAATGCTAAAACTGACTGGCATGGATCGCTAACCGCCGGCACCCGACAGCCCAAAGATTCTAAGCGGGGTGATACCAATACCTGGACCGGCACGGTGGGTGGGCCGTTAGGATACGGTTTTGATCTACGCATGAATGGCTCCTGGAACAAACGAAACGCAGATATCAGCGATACCGGAGCATTACGTTGGGGTAGCGGCCTGGAAGGGAAAAAGCTCTACAACTATGGTGCGGAGTTGGGCTGGGACATCAATGATAATCATCGCCTCTCTGTTTCAACGCAACAGGGTATAGAGGAAGGTATTCCTGGCACAAATACCAACGGCGATTCCATCGGATTGCGTGGTATAAATAAGCTTGAGCGTGAAAACTACTCCGTAGATTACCGCGGCCTGTTTGATTTTTTCTCCGCCAAAATTGCCGCTTATCAGAATACTTATAAAAATGCTGCAAGTAATGTTCCTGTAATTAGTGGCGGCGTGGCCGTTGGTACTCAGGACACAAAACTATGGACCCGAGAACGTATTGTGGAGGGCGATTTCAACCTGCCATTCGAATTCGTGCTGCCACAAAGCCTGACCATCGGCGGACAATGGAAACAAGAGGAACTGAATAATCCCCGTTCACTCGGCGTCACTGCTATTTCACAGGATACTTATGGTATTAACACCGGTAAGGCCACGACTAAAGGCCTATTTGTTGAAGATCAGATAAACCTGCTAGATGACCTGACGCTGACATTTGGTTTTCGTCATGACTATACGGATTACGGCAACAAAACTACACCTCGCGCCTATCTGGTTTGGCACACAACAGATTATTTAACCTTTAAAGGCGGCTATTCTGAAGGCTTCAAGACCCCCGGGATACGTCAGGCAAGCCCAGGATTTATCGAAACATCTCAAGGGGCAGCTTGTAATGGCTATGCCGAATATACGGGTGGCGGTTGTTACACTATGGGGAACAACAGCCTCAAGCCTGAAACATCTGATAACTGGGAAATCGGTGCCTTGTTTGATTATGAGGGCTGGAGTGCCGGACTTACCTTCTTTGACAGTCGTTTCAAAGATAAAATTGCCACATCCCCGTTGGGATACACATATGGCCCAGGCAACGGGTTTTGGCTGGAGCGCGTTAATCTTGATAATGCCCATACTCAAGGTGTTGAGGGTTCACTAGCTATCCCTCTGATCAGTGAACCCAAGGGACAATGGCTACAGAAACTCTCACTAAGCAATAACTTCACCCGGATGATTAAGGCAGAAGATTCACGGGGTGTGATGCTGGTAACTACACCCAGATTGGCCACCTGGTCATCCCTTGACTGGCAGGTAACTAACGATCTGAGCTTGGCATTTACCGCCCAGTATTACAGTAAAATGCTGGGGTTGGGTAGTGAGGCAGATCAAGCATCTCGTGGTACAACTGCCACCGCACGTATTCGCGATGCCTATACAATCTATGGGCTCTCTGGACAGTATGTGGCAACTAAAAATCTGAAATTTAACGCCGGAATAGACAACCTGTTTGATAAAAACCCGACCCCTTCAGAGCCTTCCGGGAGTACAATCAGTGGTAATAACTACTATGTACCTGGTCAGACGTTTTACGCCTCAATGACAGCATCATTCTGA
- a CDS encoding membrane protein has product MEIELDKSFKERIFHAVIFEVTANVITALSLAWLMNVSVLQSGSLSVISALTATAWNFVFNKLFDALQKKYRFQRTFLVRAIHAVGFEAGLIITLIPVAMVMLDLTMTEAFFVEVGLILFFLPYTLLFNWLYDYLRWTFVGRKRSVM; this is encoded by the coding sequence ATGGAAATTGAACTGGATAAAAGTTTTAAAGAGAGAATCTTCCATGCTGTCATTTTCGAAGTGACAGCGAACGTTATCACCGCGCTGTCGCTTGCCTGGCTGATGAACGTGTCGGTACTCCAGTCGGGTTCTTTGTCCGTGATATCAGCACTTACCGCGACGGCCTGGAATTTTGTGTTTAACAAACTCTTTGACGCGCTGCAGAAAAAATACCGCTTTCAACGAACCTTTCTCGTGCGGGCAATCCATGCGGTTGGTTTTGAAGCCGGACTTATCATCACATTAATCCCTGTCGCGATGGTTATGCTGGATTTAACAATGACTGAAGCTTTTTTTGTGGAGGTTGGTCTGATTCTGTTTTTCCTGCCATACACCCTGCTGTTTAACTGGCTTTACGACTACCTGCGCTGGACATTTGTTGGACGTAAACGATCTGTTATGTAG